A window of the Burkholderia sp. 9120 genome harbors these coding sequences:
- the minC gene encoding septum site-determining protein MinC, translating into MSPKKSPFFELRSGSVDTLLFVVKTTDLDAMRAELTRRFEATPEFFANDVVAIDVRRLADTERVPLADIAQLLDSVRMRPVGVVANPHQTWAAESALPLLEARDRRGSTAKSAEEEAANAAAAAPVTPATAASTAGNGNAQASLLPPDGTPASAATVEPVPAAEPVRLATSSQTTVVDKPLRSGQRIYAKGDLVVLGLVSYGAEVIAEGNIHIYAPLRGRALAGVQGNHDARIFCTCLEPELISIAGIYRTTENPLPADVHGKPVQIWLDEEKLMIEPLRLT; encoded by the coding sequence ATGTCGCCCAAGAAATCACCCTTTTTCGAACTCCGCAGCGGCTCGGTCGATACGCTCCTGTTCGTGGTCAAGACAACCGACCTCGACGCGATGCGTGCCGAGCTGACCCGGCGCTTCGAGGCGACCCCCGAATTCTTTGCCAACGACGTCGTCGCGATCGACGTGCGCCGCCTCGCCGACACGGAACGTGTGCCGCTCGCCGACATCGCGCAGTTGCTCGACAGCGTGCGGATGCGGCCGGTCGGCGTGGTCGCCAATCCGCATCAGACGTGGGCCGCCGAGTCCGCGCTGCCGCTGCTGGAAGCGCGCGACCGCCGTGGCAGCACCGCTAAATCCGCCGAGGAAGAGGCCGCGAACGCCGCAGCGGCGGCCCCAGTTACCCCGGCCACCGCTGCGTCGACCGCCGGCAACGGCAACGCTCAGGCAAGTCTGCTGCCGCCCGACGGTACGCCCGCCAGCGCCGCCACGGTCGAACCCGTGCCCGCCGCCGAGCCGGTGCGTCTTGCCACGTCGTCGCAAACCACGGTGGTCGACAAGCCCTTGCGCTCCGGCCAGCGGATCTACGCGAAGGGCGATCTGGTCGTGCTCGGCCTCGTGAGCTACGGCGCGGAAGTGATCGCGGAAGGCAATATCCATATTTACGCGCCGTTGCGTGGCCGGGCTTTGGCCGGCGTGCAGGGCAATCACGACGCGCGCATTTTCTGCACGTGTCTCGAGCCGGAACTCATCTCGATCGCAGGTATCTATCGAACGACCGAGAACCCGCTGCCGGCCGACGTGCACGGCAAGCCGGTGCAGATCTGGCTCGACGAAGAGAAATTGATGATCGAACCGCTGCGGCTCACGTAA
- the minD gene encoding septum site-determining protein MinD yields MAKIIVVTSGKGGVGKTTTSASFASALALRGSKTAVIDFDVGLRNLDLIMGCERRVVYDLINVIQGEANLNQALIKDKKCENLFILPASQTRDKDALTLEGVEKIINDLIAMDFEYIVCDSPAGIESGALLAMHFADEALIVTNPEVSSVRDSDRILGILSSKTKRAIEGKDPIKEHLLITRYNPKRVSEGEMLSLTDIQEILRIDLIGVIPESEAVLHASNQGLPAVHLDGTDVAEAYKDVVSRFLGEQKSLRFTDYQKPGLLQRLFGTK; encoded by the coding sequence ATGGCAAAAATCATTGTGGTGACTTCGGGCAAGGGTGGCGTGGGCAAGACGACCACGAGCGCGAGTTTTGCATCGGCCCTCGCACTGCGGGGCAGCAAAACCGCCGTGATCGACTTCGACGTCGGCCTGCGCAACCTCGACCTCATCATGGGCTGTGAGCGCCGTGTGGTGTACGACCTGATCAACGTGATCCAGGGCGAAGCCAACCTGAACCAGGCGCTGATCAAGGACAAGAAGTGCGAGAACCTGTTCATCCTGCCGGCCTCGCAGACGCGTGATAAAGACGCGCTGACGCTGGAAGGCGTCGAGAAGATCATCAACGACCTGATCGCGATGGACTTCGAATACATCGTCTGCGATTCGCCGGCCGGTATCGAATCGGGCGCGCTGCTCGCCATGCACTTCGCCGACGAAGCGCTGATCGTGACGAACCCGGAAGTGTCGTCGGTACGCGACTCGGACCGCATTCTCGGCATCCTGTCGTCGAAGACCAAGCGCGCGATCGAAGGCAAGGATCCGATCAAGGAACACCTGCTGATCACCCGCTACAACCCGAAGCGCGTGAGCGAAGGCGAAATGCTGTCGCTGACCGATATCCAGGAAATTCTGCGTATCGATCTGATCGGCGTGATCCCGGAGTCGGAAGCGGTGCTGCACGCATCGAACCAGGGTCTGCCGGCCGTGCACCTCGACGGTACCGATGTGGCCGAAGCCTATAAAGACGTCGTGTCGCGTTTCCTCGGCGAGCAGAAGTCGCTTCGCTTTACCGATTACCAGAAGCCCGGGCTGCTGCAGCGCCTCTTCGGCACCAAGTAA
- the map gene encoding type I methionyl aminopeptidase translates to MAITYKTPDDIARLRISGRLAADVLAMIGEHVKAGVSTEELDALCNDYIVNTQKSIPANVGYLGFPKTVCTSVNQVVCHGIPNRAEVLKDGDIVNIDVAIIKDGYFGDTSRMYCVGQPSTVGRQLIDTTYEAMLAGIREVKPGATLGDVGHAIQKVAQRDGFSIVRDYCGHGIGKVYHEDPQVLHYGQPGQGVRLKPGMVFTIEPMINAGRAGTTVLRDGWTVVTKDRSLSAQWEHMIAVTDDGYELLTPWPDGTGSYEAP, encoded by the coding sequence ATGGCCATTACCTACAAGACTCCCGACGACATTGCCAGGTTACGCATTTCGGGTCGCCTCGCGGCCGACGTGCTGGCGATGATCGGCGAGCACGTCAAGGCCGGCGTCTCCACTGAGGAGCTCGACGCGCTGTGCAACGACTACATTGTCAATACGCAAAAGTCGATTCCGGCGAATGTCGGCTATCTGGGTTTTCCGAAGACCGTGTGCACCTCGGTCAACCAGGTGGTGTGCCACGGCATCCCGAATCGCGCTGAAGTGCTGAAAGACGGCGACATCGTCAACATCGACGTCGCGATCATCAAAGACGGTTATTTCGGCGACACCAGCCGCATGTATTGCGTCGGTCAGCCGAGCACGGTAGGCCGCCAGTTGATCGACACGACCTATGAAGCGATGCTTGCCGGCATCCGCGAAGTGAAGCCGGGCGCCACGCTCGGCGACGTCGGCCATGCGATCCAGAAAGTGGCGCAACGCGACGGCTTCTCGATCGTGCGCGACTATTGCGGGCATGGCATCGGCAAGGTGTATCACGAAGACCCGCAGGTGCTGCACTACGGCCAGCCGGGGCAGGGCGTACGCCTGAAGCCCGGCATGGTCTTCACGATCGAACCCATGATCAACGCGGGCCGCGCCGGCACCACGGTGCTGCGCGACGGCTGGACCGTGGTCACCAAAGACCGCTCGCTGTCCGCACAGTGGGAGCACATGATCGCCGTCACCGACGACGGCTACGAGCTCCTCACCCCCTGGCCGGATGGCACCGGCAGTTACGAAGCGCCTTGA
- the minE gene encoding cell division topological specificity factor MinE → MSILSFLLGEKKKSASVAKERLQLIIAHERAGGHAPADYLPALQRELVAVISKYVKISDDDIRVSLERQDDLEVLEVKIEIPQAGAPAA, encoded by the coding sequence ATGTCGATTCTTTCGTTTTTGCTGGGCGAGAAGAAGAAGTCCGCGTCGGTAGCGAAGGAACGCCTGCAGTTGATCATCGCGCACGAGCGCGCCGGCGGCCACGCGCCCGCCGATTACCTGCCTGCGTTGCAACGCGAACTGGTGGCCGTGATTTCGAAGTACGTCAAGATCTCCGACGACGATATTCGCGTGAGTCTTGAACGCCAGGACGACCTCGAAGTGCTCGAGGTCAAGATCGAGATACCGCAAGCCGGAGCGCCGGCGGCGTAA
- a CDS encoding GNAT family N-acetyltransferase, which yields MSPSLTVRRIAADQGAVFRELRTASLREAPYAFGATLEDALSADVASFDATAAERAVSFAVATFILYTEGHPAGLIEAHFDDSAARRAFVCELWVAPAVRHLRGGELLVDTAGSWLASESATEIYAWVADANRNAMRFYEALGFGPTGEHRRVQRAPEQAESLLVRHVPTTSQVFQQ from the coding sequence ATGAGTCCGTCATTGACCGTTCGCCGTATCGCCGCTGATCAGGGCGCCGTTTTTCGCGAACTCCGTACCGCGTCGCTGCGGGAGGCGCCGTATGCCTTCGGCGCTACGCTAGAGGACGCGTTGTCGGCCGATGTCGCCAGTTTCGACGCCACCGCCGCCGAGCGCGCGGTGTCGTTTGCCGTCGCCACTTTTATTCTCTACACCGAGGGCCATCCCGCCGGGCTGATCGAAGCGCATTTCGACGACAGCGCGGCACGCCGCGCGTTCGTCTGCGAACTGTGGGTGGCGCCGGCCGTGCGTCATCTGCGTGGCGGCGAATTGCTGGTCGACACGGCCGGCAGTTGGCTCGCGAGCGAAAGCGCCACGGAAATCTATGCGTGGGTCGCCGACGCCAACCGCAACGCCATGCGCTTTTACGAAGCGCTCGGCTTTGGTCCGACCGGCGAACACCGGCGCGTTCAGCGCGCGCCGGAACAAGCCGAAAGTCTGCTGGTGCGGCACGTGCCGACCACGTCCCAGGTATTTCAGCAGTGA
- a CDS encoding ferritin-like domain-containing protein, producing the protein MSESSSKSAELIDALDRRVERRLQRRQFFRNAGGLGLGLVGGTLISACGGGSGSSVSAQTAPTDPEILNFALNLEYLESQFYTYATTGAGLAASMTAGVGTMGTVIPGQQVPFQDPVVQAYANEIANDEREHVAFLRSALGSAAVAMPSIDIGGTDPNGAFSNAARAAGLVGAGVAFNPYASDNNFLLGAFIFEDVGVTAYKGAAPLITNKTFLSAAAGILAAEAYHASLVRTVLYSKGIDMTSLVTAANAISAARASLDGVGNDDQGITGATAGTSNIVPLDSNGLAFSRNYSNVLNIVYLTSSVATKGGFFPNGVNGVLNMSA; encoded by the coding sequence ATGTCGGAGTCCAGCAGCAAATCAGCAGAGCTTATCGATGCACTCGATCGCCGGGTCGAACGGCGTTTGCAACGCAGACAGTTTTTCCGCAACGCCGGCGGCCTGGGTCTGGGCCTGGTCGGCGGCACGCTGATCAGCGCGTGCGGCGGCGGTTCGGGTTCGAGCGTGTCGGCTCAGACCGCGCCGACCGATCCGGAGATTCTGAACTTCGCGCTGAATCTGGAGTACCTCGAATCGCAGTTCTATACGTACGCGACGACAGGCGCCGGCTTGGCGGCCAGCATGACGGCCGGCGTCGGCACGATGGGCACCGTGATCCCTGGCCAGCAGGTGCCGTTCCAGGATCCCGTGGTGCAGGCGTATGCCAACGAGATCGCCAACGACGAACGCGAGCACGTCGCGTTCCTGCGCAGCGCGCTGGGTTCGGCGGCGGTGGCGATGCCGTCGATCGATATCGGCGGCACCGATCCGAACGGCGCGTTCTCGAACGCGGCGCGCGCGGCGGGCCTGGTCGGCGCGGGTGTCGCGTTCAACCCGTATGCGAGCGACAACAACTTCCTGCTCGGCGCGTTCATCTTCGAAGATGTGGGTGTGACGGCTTATAAAGGCGCCGCGCCGCTGATCACCAACAAGACCTTCCTGTCCGCCGCAGCCGGCATTCTGGCGGCCGAGGCGTATCACGCGAGTCTGGTACGCACGGTGCTGTATTCGAAAGGGATCGACATGACGAGCCTCGTCACGGCCGCCAACGCGATCTCCGCCGCCCGCGCCAGCCTCGACGGCGTCGGCAACGACGATCAGGGGATCACCGGCGCCACTGCCGGCACCTCCAACATCGTGCCGCTCGACAGCAACGGACTCGCGTTCAGCCGCAATTACAGCAACGTGCTCAACATCGTCTATCTGACGAGTTCGGTCGCGACCAAGGGCGGCTTCTTCCCGAACGGCGTGAACGGTGTGCTCAACATGAGCGCCTGA